One Chaetodon trifascialis isolate fChaTrf1 chromosome 21, fChaTrf1.hap1, whole genome shotgun sequence genomic window carries:
- the chmp6b gene encoding charged multivesicular body protein 6 encodes MGNLFGKKKQTRVTEQDKAILQLKQQRDKLRQYQKRINLQLEKERLLAKQLLKNGKKEKALLLLKKKRYQDQLLDKTENQISNLERLVQDLEFAQIERKVIDGLKVGNECLKKMHEVMSIEEVERIMDETQEGIEYQRQIDEMLAGSLSQEDEDAVLAELEAITQGDVELPEVPSDELPEVPEASEKKRERDHPRKKPERELLAA; translated from the exons ATGGGAAATCtttttggaaaaaagaaacaaacccGCGTGACAGAACAAGACAAAGCGATTTTG CAACTGAAACAGCAAAGAGATAAACTGAGACAGTACCAGAAGAGGATCAACCtgcagctggagaaggagagacTTTTAGCcaagcagctgctgaaaaatgGCAAGAAAGA GAAAGCGCTGCTCTTACTGAAGAAGAAACGCTACCAGGATCAACTTCTGGACAAGACGGAGAACCAGATCAGCAACCTGGAGCGTCTG GTTCAAGACCTGGAGTTCGCCCAGATCGAGAGGAAGGTCATCGACGGCTTGAAAGTTGGAAATGAATGTCTGAAGAAAATGCACGAG GTGATGTCTATTGAAGAGGTTGAGCGGATTATGGATGAAACCCAGGAAGGCATCGAGTACCAAAGG CAAATAGACGAGATGCTGGCCGGCTCTTTGTcacaggaggatgaagatgcTGTTCTGGCTGAGCTGGAGGCCATCACTCAG GGTGACGTTGAGCTTCCTGAAGTTCCCTCAGACGAGCTGCCAGAAGTCCCAGAAGCCTCCGAGAAGAAACGGG AGAGGGATCATCCCAGAAAGAAGCCAGAGCGAGAGCTGCTCGCCGCGTAG